The DNA segment ACCTGCAAACTCTACCGCAAGCGGTAAGCTTCTACGGCGCGATACCCTTCTTTAAACGCTACGACTCATTCTCTACTCGTATGAATGATCCCGGCGCGTTCCCTGGGCATCTCACTCGACAGGGTGCTAAAAAGCTCTGGACTACTTTCGATGCTTCCGTAGACGCTGCCTATAAATTGCATCTGCAGGCAGAAAAAATCCAGGCACTGGCAAACGACCTCCCCACGCTTGCTCGTCAACTGGATCATGCCGAGCTTCAAGAACAGCCCACCAACCTGCCCACGATCATCACACGCAGGGCCGCACAAATACTGCTGGAGCGACAGATTTGCTTCGACTGCCTGCCCAGCCTCTTGCAGCATGAGCTAGTTGAACTCACCAAGCACGAAAAGCCTTCAAAACTTGAGCAGAATCTAGCCGTTAGTCTGACTGCCGCTGGCAAGCTGATTAACCTCAAAAGATCGCAAGTCCCTCCGTTCAAGGAGCGTAACTCAAAAATTAAAAGTCCTCTCTCCAAACCGGAGGTCGAGGCACTGCTGCACCTTGTTGATGATCAGGCCAAACGGCGTGCGGGCCAACTTTGGAAAGACTATCACCGCGCGCTTGCGCTGAACGAGTCGATCCGCTATTTGCAACAGTTCTCAGCGGCGCTGACCGCTCTTCGCCAACGTGCATTGGAATTTGAGCGTCTGCAGGTTCAGCATGCGAACTCCTTGAAACAAAAACAAGAAGCCGAACGGAAGGCAAGGGAAATAGCTCAAAAGGTCCAGGCTGAGCGTCGGGCCAAGGAGGCGGCCCAAAAATCTGAAGCCGCACGCAAGGCCAAGGAAGTTGCACAAAAAGCGGAGGCTGAACGTAAAGCCAAGGACGCCGCCCAAAAAGCTGAAGCAGCGCGCAAGGCCAAGGAAGTTGCACAAAAAGCGGAGGCTGAACGTAAAGCCAAGGACGCCGCCCAAAAAGCTGAAGCGCAGCGACGCGAGCTGGCGGATGCTGAAAGACGCCGTACCAGCTACAACGCGATTGGCAGCACCTCGGCTTCGCTGCCACTAATTCTGCCGCTGGGGCCTGCGACTTTCGCAATCTCGCAAGCAGCCTACACGGCATTACAAACTGCCACCCGAGCGGCAGTTGCAAACATAGCCGTGTCTGTCGTGCCCGCTATTGGGAGAGCGTTGATCGCAACCCTCTCCTTGGCCTGGCCATCGACACTAGGCAACAGCGAGCGGCGCTACCTGATCAGCGTGCCACTTAGCGATTTGTCACCCCCTGGCGGGCCGAACTTATCCGCACTGGCGATGACCTCGAAGAGCATTGACCTGCCCTACCTTCTCACAGCAACTGAAACAGCTGAGGAACTGAGCCTCTACGTAGAGTCTGGAGGCAGAGCTATCCCCGTGCGTGCCGCTGGCTTCGACTCTGAGCGGCAACTATATACCGTGGCGCTGGATAATCC comes from the Pseudomonas urmiensis genome and includes:
- a CDS encoding S-type pyocin domain-containing protein, giving the protein MAKQQTVHLENTHVTANPVLHLTEAVYISAEPIDRKPLVPLQSGGGGPGYGGWGMDAGQPRGTSLSKSQIGKELAWRSIYGEEQLTIMRIHARHYAPQLKQLSAQIASERTNIEQQAMKSGGSRAQIVGKQQKLSILSIQQKRIDYLQTLPQAVSFYGAIPFFKRYDSFSTRMNDPGAFPGHLTRQGAKKLWTTFDASVDAAYKLHLQAEKIQALANDLPTLARQLDHAELQEQPTNLPTIITRRAAQILLERQICFDCLPSLLQHELVELTKHEKPSKLEQNLAVSLTAAGKLINLKRSQVPPFKERNSKIKSPLSKPEVEALLHLVDDQAKRRAGQLWKDYHRALALNESIRYLQQFSAALTALRQRALEFERLQVQHANSLKQKQEAERKAREIAQKVQAERRAKEAAQKSEAARKAKEVAQKAEAERKAKDAAQKAEAARKAKEVAQKAEAERKAKDAAQKAEAQRRELADAERRRTSYNAIGSTSASLPLILPLGPATFAISQAAYTALQTATRAAVANIAVSVVPAIGRALIATLSLAWPSTLGNSERRYLISVPLSDLSPPGGPNLSALAMTSKSIDLPYLLTATETAEELSLYVESGGRAIPVRAAGFDSERQLYTVALDNPQRFLTWTPASAPGSEHGSSTSLLPVPPGTIVYSGSSLNPVISEQEQEQYPALDLDQERLIVTFPLDSGLPPILVVFKSPRFEPGVAVGQTPQVSGAWPGETARVEGAPIPAHIADLLRGVDFKNFDGFRTRLWKAVANDPELSKQFDERSLQRMKKFGYAPLVPDSEIYMSQAAYVLHHTVPISEGGGVYDMNNIRIVTPRSHNKIHYGGKE